AAAACACGATGCACGATCAATCCTCCGCCGTCAGCAAGAAAATACACCGGCTTATCAGAAGCCAAGGGTATAACACCAGCTGGTGCGTGGCATTGCCCGACAGAGTTCGGGATGTGGCACATCTCCGTAACGAATGTGCCCCCATACAGCCTCAGGATACCATCCGCAGTAAGAATTTGGCTTGCGCTAGTAGCGTTGGGAACCAAGATATTTCTACTAGCGGGAAACTTGGATAGCACGTTTTTGGCATATCACCGAGCTGTACACAACGCCATACGATAGACTTCGTCAATGCCAATCAATATCAAGATTCAGACCTTGCAAGCTATTCCCACTTCCTCGACATACCAAGGTCTTGTACCCACAATTGCCCACATCACCTTCCCGCTATCCGTCTCCTATCATTTTCAATATTTAGGACCTTGCAATTGCACCATCAGTGGTATCGCCAGTCTGTCAGTGGTATTTCCTTCAGCTtgacaacacacacacagcccCATTATGCATGGTTCGCACTGCATAACCCCTGCGTATTCGCTACGTGATAGCACGTTGGGGATAACGTACCCTGCAGTTGTCCATGGTGCATGCGATGATAGTAGCAATGTTGCAGCCGCAAAGCGGGGAGAAGACTTTGATTGACCCGATGGTTACACGTCCTTGCTGACATGCATCTTGGCAGTCatcaacaatggcttgttgGATGAATACGGATCACGGCATGCAGGGTTCCCCACCAGAACTGCCATGTTCGAGGGTGATCATCCgtgggtggatggtgttATCCCAGGGATTGAGATGGCTTCATTGCTACACACATGCCGGTGGTCCGTGTTGGCTGACGAGGAGGTGACGGGAGGTTGCGTTGTGAGGGGGAAATATATAGGGGCTGCCGGGCGCGGTTGGGTGTCTGGGCTTGATCACTTGGTCCAGGAAGCACGTTGGCTtcaccatcagcaccatGGCGAGCTGGTACTTGTCCCTTTTCATAGGCATTCTGGCCTTTACGATCTTCAAGCTTCGCAATGTCGGCCGTCGACCGAAAGGTCTCCCTCCTGGACCTcgaaccctccccctcatcggCAATTTACACCAGATACCCTCCAACAACGCATATGTCCAATTCAAGAAGTGGGCAGAAGAATACGGCCCAGTCTACTCGCTGATCACCGGGACGAAAGTCATGATTGTGCTCAACACCGACGTCGCCATCAaagacctcctcgacaagcgCAGCAACATCTACTCATCCCGACCGGAGATGTACATCTCCTCCCTTGCCAGCGGCGGCCTCCGCATGTTGCTCATGCCATACGGTGATACCTGGCGGCGAGTCAGGAAGCTCTTCCATGGGTTGCTGCATCTGAAGGCGTCGAACTCGTACGTCCCCTACCAGGATCTCGAGAGCACATCCATGATGATTGCGTTGTTGGAAGAACCAGACAAGGTGCTGCATCATATTAGACGGTACACCAACTCCTTGACCACCCAGATCGTCTACGGGTTTCGAACCCCAAAGATTGATGACCCCAAGCTGCTCAGGCTGTACCACGTTATTGAGGAGTGGTCGTCCATCACCGGCGCCGGGGCGGCAGCTGTCTTGGACGTCTTTCCCATTTTCCGATCCCTACCCCCTTTCATTCGCCCACTTTATCGCCATGCATTGGACCTCAAAGAGCGAACGTTTGACCTCTACAAAGGCCACTGGCTCGAGGCGAAGAAAAAGGTGCAGAATGGCACAGCCAAGCCATGTTTCTGCGTCGGTATTGCCAACGCACAAGAAAGCCAAaagtttgatgatgactttGCTGCCATGGTTGCTGGGACGGCGCTGGAGGCAAGCTCGGATACCACTGCCTCGACGCTGGCGGGGTTTGTCCTTGCTATAATCTTGTATCCGGAGGCGCAAAACAAGGCGCagagggtggttgatgaagttTGCGGGGATAGATTCCCCTCGATTGAGGATATGGAAAACCCAAAAGCGCAGTATATCAGGGCTTGTGTGAAGGAGAACTTGAGGTGGATGCCGACCGCGATATTGGGCGCGCCGCATGCGGTGATTAAGGATGATGAGTATATGGGGTATAGGATTCCCAAAGGGGCAGGGGTGGTGTATAATGCTTGGTTGGTCACTTCTATTCCTTTCTTCGCTGATATTTTGCTGATGGTTGCAGGGCTGTACATATGGACGCCGAACGGCACCCTAACCCCCGCGTCTTTGATCCTGACCGGTACATCCATGACTTTGCTAGCTCGACCGAGTCAGCTCAGCAGGCTGACGCTACCAAGCGGGATCATTTTAGTtttggggcggggaggagaaTCTGCGAGGGGATGCACGTGGTTGACAGGTCGATGTTTCTTGTTATTGCGAGGTTGATGTGGGCGTTCAAGTTCGAGAAGGCGATTGATGAGGTGACGGGGCAGGAGATCACACCCGATCAGGATAATCTAGTCGGTGGGTTCCTGATGCAGCCCAGGCCATTTAGGTTGAAGATCACGCGCAGGAGCGAGAAGAAAGCGGAGACGGTGAGGGAGAAGTGGGGGGAGtgtttgggtttgttggaTGAAGGGGGGCAGTGGAGGAGTGTACCGGAGGGGATGCCGTTTACTGTTTCtgagggggatggaaagggggagtgATAGTTGCTTTGACCTTGATGGATatcttgggggtggtggttgtcttgCGATGTTGGTGAATGGATGGAGCCAGACATACGAAGGTTGAGAACTTTGGTCCCGATTTGTTAAGTAGTATATATCTGGGTAATCGGTGGCGTAACCTTGAAATAAACTCAATTCATCACGTTCTTGCTTAAAAACCCCTCAATTCAAGATTCAGTCCATTCGTTGCAAGCCTAACCTTCCCCCAAGTGGAACTGTCAAGACTTTAACCCCTTAGAGAATGTCAAATCTTGTCCATTCTATCCCGATATCCCATTCCAGTGCGTGTTCCATGTCCTCTTCCATATAGCCAGGCACATACGAGTCACCAACATACTCATAGTAACCATTGTGACTAAATCTCAGGGTTAGTGGAGCGTGACCTCCTGCAACCAAGCAAACAAGATCGCCCTCCCTGCAGTCAGGCGAACCCAGTCCGAGTCGGAACCTGGAATTGGAACCTAGCCCGGTTGCCATGTAGATCTGGCGGTGCGGTGCACTTCTGCTAGCACtcagtgtggtggtgtgcgtGATGTCCTCAATGACCTCAGTCTTGTTAATCTTATTGTTCTCGGGCTCGGCGTCGAGATAAAGCCCATCCACCTTGAGAGAAGCACGACTGATGGCTTCCTTGAACCAGTCAAATGACTCCTCAGCAAGGTCCTGGCCACCTGTGAGGCAGCTGTACAACTCGACGAGACATGGCTCATTGATAGGGCCGACAAATCGTATAAGTCTGTCGAGGTTCGTCCACCACTTCTGCAGGCTATATGTCCTGTGAATTATGCCAACCAACTTGCCGTGAACCTGCAGCACTCCCGCGTTTGATACAACCGGTAGATGCTCGCTTCGAGATGGCACACTTCTCGTTACCCGACTCAGTGCCGGGTACCGGAGAGCTTCAATATTGCAGGAAAAGTCCGGCGTCCAGGAAGGGAGGTATGTCTCCCACGTCGTGAGATGGGTCCTGAGATGGGTGCAAAGAAACAAAATAATCAGTGTCTTGTCACTCTCAATCGAAAACTTTGCCATTTCGGTGTAGACCTCCGACACGTGCTGTAATCcggtttgggagggtgaATGCCCGCCGCAATCCCATCAAAGTGTATCATGCCAACAATGGCAAAGACGTGATCTCGAAGGTCGGAACATTCCGTATTGATGCTCACGGTGAGGACCTCGTTTAGGTTGGTGATGCCCTGGCcactgtggtggtgttggagctCATAAGACTGCTGTCGCAGATAGTCGATCCCCGAGAACATTTCGAAAGCCTTGGCGTATGCCTTCAAAGTTTGACGCCCTAATATGCTCGACTTTGGGTTCAAGACGTCttcaagctcctcccccatAGCCAGAGGGCTGGCAGCAGCCCATGTCTCCCAGTCTTCCCACTTGTTCCCACATCCGATAAGCGGCGCTTTTTCTGGGCAAATGACCTCCTGTAGAATCCATGTTCTGCTCCAAAAAGGCCGGTTCATCAGGGCTGTCAAAGGCTCAATGGCGCGCCACACGTCCAGAGCCGGCTTCATGGGGGACTTCGCAGAAACAGCTCTAATGAGCTCAAAAGCCTCGTCGGTCCCAGGACCAGTTGGGCCCAGCCATGCAAGAACACGGGATGCGCCCTTAAAAATTTGTCCCATGTACTCGACCTGGCGATTCCTCTCTGTATTGTCGTCTTGGTTGATGCAGATGGCGTCGATCCAGACCCGGCGGTCCCGATCTTTGAGTCTGAGGTGGCGAAGAGCATCATGAGCTGACTTGGTGACGGGCAGAGAGGCCGCGCCGATGGAAATCAAGTAATTGCGGGTTGGATCCCCCCAAGTGTAGGAGAGGGCTTCGTAGTCGTTTTCATGTTGCAGGCTGTGGCGGGTCAGGGAGCATAAGATTGGATCGTCGGACGACCCTAGGTGGATCGTCAAGACGCGGATTTGGGCGATCGAGTGATCGATGGGTTTGTATTCAAGATGTGGAGGTGGcatattttttttgttaACAGGATTATCTGGTCATACATGACAATATCGGGTGAAGAATTTGGAAATAATGTTGCTGGTGAGCAGCTGGAGGCATCGTTTGGACAGTGATGCCTGATGTCACGCCGGCCGCATAACAGCTGACCAATGAAGTCGAGAATCGTGCG
The sequence above is a segment of the Podospora pseudoanserina strain CBS 124.78 chromosome 5, whole genome shotgun sequence genome. Coding sequences within it:
- a CDS encoding hypothetical protein (EggNog:ENOG503NUFV; COG:Q), producing the protein MASWYLSLFIGILAFTIFKLRNVGRRPKGLPPGPRTLPLIGNLHQIPSNNAYVQFKKWAEEYGPVYSLITGTKVMIVLNTDVAIKDLLDKRSNIYSSRPEMYISSLASGGLRMLLMPYGDTWRRVRKLFHGLLHLKASNSYVPYQDLESTSMMIALLEEPDKVLHHIRRYTNSLTTQIVYGFRTPKIDDPKLLRLYHVIEEWSSITGAGAAAVLDVFPIFRSLPPFIRPLYRHALDLKERTFDLYKGHWLEAKKKVQNGTAKPCFCVGIANAQESQKFDDDFAAMVAGTALEASSDTTASTLAGFVLAIILYPEAQNKAQRVVDEVCGDRFPSIEDMENPKAQYIRACVKENLRWMPTAILGAPHAVIKDDEYMGYRIPKGAGVVYNAWAVHMDAERHPNPRVFDPDRYIHDFASSTESAQQADATKRDHFSFGAGRRICEGMHVVDRSMFLVIARLMWAFKFEKAIDEVTGQEITPDQDNLVGGFLMQPRPFRLKITRRSEKKAETVREKWGECLGLLDEGGQWRSVPEGMPFTVSEGDGKGE
- a CDS encoding hypothetical protein (EggNog:ENOG503P7JP; COG:S); translation: MPPPHLEYKPIDHSIAQIRVLTIHLGSSDDPILCSLTRHSLQHENDYEALSYTWGDPTRNYLISIGAASLPVTKSAHDALRHLRLKDRDRRVWIDAICINQDDNTERNRQVEYMGQIFKGASRVLAWLGPTGPGTDEAFELIRAVSAKSPMKPALDVWRAIEPLTALMNRPFWSRTWILQEVICPEKAPLIGCGNKWEDWETWAAASPLAMGEELEDVLNPKSSILGRQTLKAYAKAFEMFSGIDYLRQQSYELQHHHSGQGITNLNEVLTVSINTECSDLRDHVFAIVGMIHFDGIAAGIHPPKPDYSTCRRSTPKWQSFRLRVTRH